In one Liolophura sinensis isolate JHLJ2023 chromosome 11, CUHK_Ljap_v2, whole genome shotgun sequence genomic region, the following are encoded:
- the LOC135478035 gene encoding glutathione S-transferase P 1-like: MSDVWELYYHGPKLVGPGRGEFVRLMFEELGMKYKEVNDNVYELFRDKLQGFPSLAPPMIKKGDFQLSQTGVICKYLGKKYGLYPDTEEDEWHAEQVLSTIMDYISEGRLAFHGKNFYESYYTQQEETKPYIKVFIEKRMPKFLDHFEKVLKANDRGNGFVIGKKLTYVDIALLHVLRATEAQFPDVWPAVENIPLLRAFKERISARPNLAAYFKSGRPRPFEGNSMM; the protein is encoded by the exons atgtCGGACGTATGGGAGCTATACTACCACGGGCCAAAGTTAGTTGGTCCAGGGAGGGGAGAGTTCGTGAGGCTGATGTTTGAAGAGCTCGGGATGAAGTACAAGGAAGTCAATGATAATGTATACGAATTGTTCCGCGATAAACTTCAGGGTTTCCCGTCACTGGCTCCCCCTATGATTAAAAAAG GAGACTTTCAACTGTCGCAGACAGGGGTCATCTGTAAATATCTGGGTAAGAAATACGGTCTGTATCCAGACACGGAAGAGGACGAATGGCACGCTGAGCAGGTGTTGTCCACAATAATGGATTACATCTCTGAAG GTAGACTTGCCTTTCACGGGAAAAACTTCTACGAGTCTTATTACACCCAGCAGGAGGAAACTAAGCCTTACATAAAGGTGTTTATTGAAAAGAGAATGCCCAAATTTCTCGACCATTTCGAGAAAGTCCTTAAAGCAAACGACAGAGGAAATGG GTTTGTGATAGGGAAGAAGCTGACATACGTCGACATTGCCTTACTCCACGTTCTTCGAGCCACAGAGGCTCAGTTCCCCGATGTCTGGCCAGCCGTTGAGAACATCCCTTTGCTCCGAGCTTTCAAGGAGCGCATCTCTGCTCGGCCAAACCTGGCCGCGTATTTCAAATCCGGTCGTCCAAGACCGTTCGAAGGCAACAGTATGATGTAG